CGGGTGGTCCGGCCGACCCGGCGGACGGCCCTGAGGGTGGACCGCCGGCCGGCGGTCCGGCGGGTGGCCCCGCCGGTCCCGGCGGCTGACCCCGGACGCGACCGAGCCCCGGCCGGCACCCGTGGGTGCCGGCCGGGGCTCGTCCGTCGGGGTGTGCCCCGGCGTCAGGCGTGCGCCTGGTCGAACTGCCGCAGCTCCCGCTTCAGCTCGTTCAGCTCGTCGCGCAGGCGGGCGGCGACCTCGAACTGCAGCTCGCGGGCCGCGGAGAGCATCTGGTCGTTCATTTCGGTGATCATGTCGGCCAGCGCGGCCCGGGGCAGCCCCTCGACGTCGATCGACCCCGCCTTGGCCTTGCCCTTGGACTTCGAGGACAGCCCGGGGACCGGGGCCTTCCCCCGGGACTGCTGGCGACCGGACCCGCCGAACTGCTCGGTGGCGGCCTCGGCCTCCTCGCTGGCCTTGTAGATGCCGTCGAGGATGTCCACGATCTTCTTCCGCAGCGGCTGCGGGTCGACGCCGTGGGCGGTGTTGTAGGCGACCTGCTTCTCCCGGCGCCGCGAGGTCTCGTCGATCGCCTGGGCCATCGACGGGGTGATCTTGTCGGCGTACATGTGCACCTGGCCCGAGACATTGCGGGCGGCGCGGCCGATGGTCTGGATCAGCGAGGTGCCCGAGCGGAGGAAGCCCTCCTTGTCGGCGTCGAGGATCGCGACCAGGGACACCTCCGGGAGGTCGAGGCCCTCGCGGAGCAGGTTGATCCCGACCAGCACGTCGTACTCGCCCTGCCGCAGCTCGCGCAGCAGCTCGACCCGGCGCAGGGTGTCGACCTCCGAGTGCAGGTACCGCACCTTGATGCCCAGCTCGAGCAGGTAGTCGGTGAGGTCCTCGCTCATCTTCTTGGTCAGCGTGGTGACCAGGATCCGCTCGTCCTTCTCGGTGCGGGTGCGGATCTCGTGCACCAGGTCGTCGATCTGGCCCTTGGTCGGCTTGACCACGATCTCGGGGTCGACCAGGCCGGTGGGCCGGATGACCTGCTCGACGAACTCGCCCTGGGTGCGGCCCAGCTCGTACTTGCCCGGGGTGGCCGAGAGGTAGACGGCCTGACCGATGCGGTCGGTGAACTCCTCCCACTTCAGCGGGCGGTTGTCCATCGCCGAGGGCAGCCGGAAGCCGTGGTCGACCAGGGTGCGCTTGCGGCTCATGTCGCCCTCGTACATGCCGCCGATCTGCGGCACGGTCACGTGCGACTCGTCGATGACGAGCAGGAAGTCGTCCGGGAAGTAGTCGATGAGGCACGAGCCGGCGGTGCCGGCGCCACGGCCGTCGATGTGCCGGGAGTAGTTCTCGATCCCGGAGCAGAAGCCGACCTGGCGCATCATCTCGATGTCGTAGGTGGTGCGCATGCGCAGCCGCTGGGACTCCAGGAGCTTGCCCTGCTTGTCCAGCTCGGCCAGCCGCCCCTCGAGCTCGGCCTCGATGCCGCCGATGGCGCGTTCCATGCGCTCGGGGCCGGCGACGTAGTGCGTGGCCGGGAAGACGTAGAGCTCCTGGACCTCGCGGACGACCTCGCCGGTGAGCGGGTGCAGGTAGTACAGCCGCTCGACCTCGTCGCCGAACATCTCGATCCGGACCGCGAGCTCCTCGTAGACCGGGAACACCTCGATGGTGTCGCCGCGGACCCGGAACGTGCCGCGGGTGAAGGCCAGGTCGTTGCGGGTGTACTGCTCGGTGACCAGGGTGCGCAGCAGCTCGTCGCGGTCGCGCTCCTGGCCCAGGGAGATCTTCAGCGCCCGGTCGACGTACTCCTGCGGGGTGCCCAGGCCGTAGATGCAGGACACCGTGGAGACCACCACGACGTCGCGCCGGGTGAGCAGGCTCTGGGTGGCCGAGTGCCGCAACCGCTCCACCTCCTCGTTGATCGAGGAGTCCTTCTCGATGTAGGTGTCGGTCTGCGGGACGTACGCCTCGGGTTGGTAGTAGTCGTAGTAGGAGACGAAGTACTCCACCGCGTTGTTGGGCAGCAGTTCCTTGAACTCGTTGGCCAGCTGCGCGGCGAGGGTCTTGTTCGGCGCCATCACCAGGGTGGGCCGCTGCACCTGCTCGATCAGCCAGGCCGTGGTCGCCGACTTGCCCGTGCCGGTGGCACCCAGCAGCACGGTGTCCTTCTGGCCGGCGTTGACCGCGGTCGCCAGCTCCTTGATCGCCGTCGGCTGGTCACCCGA
This sequence is a window from Geodermatophilaceae bacterium NBWT11. Protein-coding genes within it:
- the uvrB gene encoding excinuclease ABC subunit UvrB; translation: MTTKTGLKPTQGTFEVISEFVPSGDQPTAIKELATAVNAGQKDTVLLGATGTGKSATTAWLIEQVQRPTLVMAPNKTLAAQLANEFKELLPNNAVEYFVSYYDYYQPEAYVPQTDTYIEKDSSINEEVERLRHSATQSLLTRRDVVVVSTVSCIYGLGTPQEYVDRALKISLGQERDRDELLRTLVTEQYTRNDLAFTRGTFRVRGDTIEVFPVYEELAVRIEMFGDEVERLYYLHPLTGEVVREVQELYVFPATHYVAGPERMERAIGGIEAELEGRLAELDKQGKLLESQRLRMRTTYDIEMMRQVGFCSGIENYSRHIDGRGAGTAGSCLIDYFPDDFLLVIDESHVTVPQIGGMYEGDMSRKRTLVDHGFRLPSAMDNRPLKWEEFTDRIGQAVYLSATPGKYELGRTQGEFVEQVIRPTGLVDPEIVVKPTKGQIDDLVHEIRTRTEKDERILVTTLTKKMSEDLTDYLLELGIKVRYLHSEVDTLRRVELLRELRQGEYDVLVGINLLREGLDLPEVSLVAILDADKEGFLRSGTSLIQTIGRAARNVSGQVHMYADKITPSMAQAIDETSRRREKQVAYNTAHGVDPQPLRKKIVDILDGIYKASEEAEAATEQFGGSGRQQSRGKAPVPGLSSKSKGKAKAGSIDVEGLPRAALADMITEMNDQMLSAARELQFEVAARLRDELNELKRELRQFDQAHA